GCCAGCGCGTGGTGGGTACACGGGAAGTCTTACACGCCGGGCGGGGGGCCGCGCCACAGAGGGGAGCTACCTCACAGCAGGAGCGCACGATCACGTAACACCGCGGCGGCGGTCGACCGCCACGTACGACCCGGGTTGGCTCTTGGCGACCGTTTTCATCTCGGAGGCGACCGCGATCGCCTCCAGCGGGTCGGTGAACCGCTTGCTGGCGTCGGAGAGCGAGACGCCGATGGAGAGGGTGACCAGGGCGGCCCGCCGGATGTTGCCCCGGCGGTCCTTCAGCTCGACGAACCCGCGCGCGGCGTCGGTGGGGTCGTAGAGCGCGTCGGCGGCCTTCTCGAAGTCGACCACGGCCCGGCTGGTGAGTGGGCGGACCTGGCTGGGCGTGCAGACGATGACGAAGTCGTCGCCGCCGACGTGACCGAGGAAGGCCGGCGGCAGGCCGATCGAGACCACCGCCCGGTGCAGGCTGCGGGCCAGCGCGGAGATGAACTCGTCGCCGCGGACGAACCCGTACCGGTCGTTGACGCTCTTGAAGCGGTCGATGTCGATGTAGCCGACGGCGTAGTCGACGCCGCTGCGGACCCGGTCGCTGATCTCCCGCCGGATCCGGCTGTTGCCGGGCAGCCCGGTCAGCGGGGAGACCTCCCGGAACTCCTTGTTGCGGCGCAGGGTGGAGCTGACCCGGGCCACCAGCTCGGCGGTGTCGAAGGGTTTGACCAGGTAGTCGTCGGCGCCGGCGCTGAGGCCGTGCACCTTGTCGACGGTCATCCCCTTGGCGGTCAGCATGATCACCGGCAGGGCGGAGGTCATCGGGTCGGCGCGCAGCCGGCGGGTCAGCTCCAGGCCGTCGATGCGCGGCATCATCAGGTCCACCACGGCCAGGTCGGGCCGCTGCCGCTCGATCACCTCGAGCGCCTCCTGGCCGTCGCTGGCGTGGATCACCTCGAAGCCGTGCAGCCGGAGGTTGAACTCGACGAAACGGGCGATGTCCTCGTCGTCGTCGACGACCAGGATGACGTCGGGTCGCTCGCCGGCCGGCTCCACCTCAGGCCCCGGTGGACGCGCGCTCCGCCAGGGCCCGCAGGCGGCGTACCGCCTCGGCCGGATCGTCCGCGCCGTAGACCGCGGTGCCGGCGACGAACGCGTCGGCGCCGGCCTCGGCGGCCTGCTCGATGGTGTCGGCGGCGATCCCGCCGTCGACCTCGATACGCAGCTCCAGGTGGCCGGCGGCCACGTGGCGGCGGGCCGCGCGCACCTTGTCCAGCAGGTGCGGGATGAACCGCTGCCCGCCGAAGCCGGCCTTGATCGTCATGATCAGCAGGGTGTCGAAGCTGGGCAGCAGCTCCAGGTACGGCTCGATCGGGGTGTCCCGGTCGATGGCCAGCCCCGCCTTCGCCCCGGCCGAGCGCAGGTCCTTGGCCAGCGCCACCGGGTCGTCGCACGCCTCGGCGTGGAAGGTGACGTTGTACGCCCCGGCGTCGGCGTAGCCGGGCGCCCAGCGGCGCGGGTCCTCGATCATCAGGTGGACGTCGAAGGGGATCTCGGTCACCGCGCGCAGGCTCTGCACCACGGGCAGGCCGATGGTCAGGTTCGGCACGAAGTGGTTGTCCATCACGTCCACGTGCAGCCAGTCGGCGGCACCCTCGACGGCGCGGACCTCTTCGGCGAGACGGGCGAAATCGGCGGCCAGGATGCTGGGGGCGACGATCGACGGCGGTACGGTCACGGGGCCAGTGTACGAACGCGGCCACCCGCCGCCCGCAGCGCGGCACCGACCGAGACTCGCTGTGACCCAGCCGTGACCGGTGGTGCAGAATCGGACCCTCCGGGCCGGAAATCCGGAACGAATAGCCAGCCGTGACTGGCCGAACGACCGAAACACGACGACACTCCAACAGGGACGGTCTCGTATGCCGCACGTCCGGGGGCGGGAAGACGCCGCACCGGGCCCACGGCGGGACGGCTGTCATCTCCCGGGAAGGGCGGACGATGCGACGGTGGCTCCTGGCGCTGGCGCTGGCCGGCACGGCGACGGTGGCGCTGGGCGGTTGCGTCCAGCCGCACCGGGCCGACGGTGACCTGATCGACGACTGGCCCGCGCTGCCCGCGCCCCGGCTCTTCGTGCCCGCCACGGACGCCTGCCTGCCCCGGATCACCGCCGTCGTGCAGGCCGGCACGTACGAGACGGTGGAGTGCGCGCGCAGCCACCTCGCCGAGGCCGTGCACGTCGGCACCTTCACCGGCGCCACCGCCGGCGGCACCCGCCCCGAACCGGGCTCCCCGGCGCTGCGGACCGCGCGGGCCGAGTGCGACCAGCGGGCCCGCGAGGCGATCGGCGGCGACTGGCACGCGGCCCGGCTCACCCTCAACATCGCGCTGCCGTCGGTGACCGCCTGGCTCAGCGGCGCCCGCTGGTACCGCTGCGACCTCAGCGAGACCGACAGCATCGACAACACCCGCCCGGTGAACCGGGTGGGCAGCCTGCGCGGCGCGCTGGTCAGCGACAACCCCCTGGTGCACCGCTGCTTCGACCCGAAGCTGATCGGCAACAACCTCAACTACATGGCCCCGGTGCTCTGCACCGAGCCGCACCGGGCCGAGTTCGTCGGCGTCTACGTCGAACGCGACATGAGCTGGGCGGTCTTCACCCGCTCCAGCCAGCAGGTGCACCGGCGCTGCATGGGGCTGATCGCCGCCTTCGCCGACGTGCCGAACAACAGCGACCTGCCGTACCGGGCCGGGTCCATCTTCTATCCGCCGTCGCAGCGGGAGTGGGAGGAGGGCGACCGGGGGGTGCGCTGTTTCCTGTGGAGCGACGACCGGCGGCTGACCCGCTCGATGCGCGGCGTCGGGCCCAAGGGACTCCCCGCGATCTGAACGCCCGTGGCGTATGCTGCACCGCCGTGGCGTACCCCGGCGGTCGGAGCCGGTCGATGCGCCGCGCGACGGGGAGGTCGAGCAATGCGGCGCTGGTGGTCGGCGGTCGTCATGGGGGTGACGGCGACGCTGGCGCTCGCCGGCTGCGGCACGCCGGCCGGGGTGGACCGGGACGTCGCCGACGACTGGCCGGCCTTCGGCCCGGCGAAGGGCTTCGTGCCGGCGAACAACACCTGCCACACCATCATTCCGGAGACCGGCTACCTGACCGGCTACAACCCGGTCGGCTGCACCGAGCCGCACCGGTCGGAGACGCTGCACGTCGGCACGCTGACCGGCACCGACGCCAACCGCGGCACTCCCCCGCGCCCCGGCTCCACCGGGATGCGGACGGCCTCGGCCGAGTGCGACCGGCAGGTCAGCCGGGCGGTCGGGGCGGACTGGCGCACCGGGCGCCTGCACGTCACCGTCATCTTCCCGTCGACCCAGGGCTGGTCGGGGGGAGCCCGCTGGTTCCGGTGCGACGTCTCCGAGACCGTCAGCCTGGACGACTTCGGCGTCATCACCCGCGAGGCCGGCCTGCGCAACGCGCTGGCCGCCGGTTCTCCGCTGGCGTACGGCTGCTTCAACCCGAAGCTGGTCAAGGACGACATCGACGAGATGCCCTCGGTCGCCTGCACCGCCAAGCACCACGCCGAGTTCGTCGGCATCTGGCAGGCGCCGGACGTCAGCTACGCCACCTTCGTCAAGAGCACGGTGCGCGCCCACCGGGCGTGCCGGTCGCTGATCGCGAAGTACGTGAAGGTCCCCGACAACAGCGACATGCAGTACCGGGCCGGCACGATCATGTACCACCCCTTCGAGGAGGAGTGGAACAACGGCAACCACGGGGTGCAGTGCTTCCTCTGGCTGGACGACCGGACCGTGACCCGCTCGTTGCGGGGCGGCGGGAGCAAGGCCCTGCCGATCCAGTGAGCGGGGCGGGCCGACCGGCCCACCCCGCCCCGATCCTCAGCTGGCCTGCAGCGTCACGTCGTCGACGACGAAGCTGGTCTGCAGCGAGGCATCCTCGACGCCGGTGAACTTCAGCGTCACCGTCTGACCGGCGTACGCGGCCAGGTTGAAGGTGCGCTGGGTGTAGCCGGTGACGGCGTTGACGTTCGAGTACGTCGCCAGGGTGGTCGTGCCGACCTGGACGGTCAGCTTGTCGTACGCGGTGGTGCCGCTCTCGGCCGTGTCGATGTGCAGCCAGAACGCCAGGGTGTAGCTGGCACACCCGGCCGGGATGCTCACCGACTGCGACAGCGTGTCGGTGTGGCTGCTGCCGTACCCGTCCAGCCACGCCTTGTACGACCCGCCGTGCGCGGCCTGGCCGGTGTCGCTGGTGATCACGCCCGAGCTGGCGGTCCACGGCGTGCTGCCCGACTCGAAGCCGCTGTTGCCGATGAGCTGGCCGCCCGCGCAGCCGCCGGTGCCGGTCACGGTGAGGCTGTAGGTGGCGGTGTGGGTGACCGCGCCGGTGCCCGTGACGGTGAGGGTGAAGGTGCCGGTGGTGGCGG
This genomic interval from Micromonospora sp. CCTCC AA 2012012 contains the following:
- a CDS encoding septum formation family protein — protein: MRRWLLALALAGTATVALGGCVQPHRADGDLIDDWPALPAPRLFVPATDACLPRITAVVQAGTYETVECARSHLAEAVHVGTFTGATAGGTRPEPGSPALRTARAECDQRAREAIGGDWHAARLTLNIALPSVTAWLSGARWYRCDLSETDSIDNTRPVNRVGSLRGALVSDNPLVHRCFDPKLIGNNLNYMAPVLCTEPHRAEFVGVYVERDMSWAVFTRSSQQVHRRCMGLIAAFADVPNNSDLPYRAGSIFYPPSQREWEEGDRGVRCFLWSDDRRLTRSMRGVGPKGLPAI
- a CDS encoding septum formation family protein — translated: MRRWWSAVVMGVTATLALAGCGTPAGVDRDVADDWPAFGPAKGFVPANNTCHTIIPETGYLTGYNPVGCTEPHRSETLHVGTLTGTDANRGTPPRPGSTGMRTASAECDRQVSRAVGADWRTGRLHVTVIFPSTQGWSGGARWFRCDVSETVSLDDFGVITREAGLRNALAAGSPLAYGCFNPKLVKDDIDEMPSVACTAKHHAEFVGIWQAPDVSYATFVKSTVRAHRACRSLIAKYVKVPDNSDMQYRAGTIMYHPFEEEWNNGNHGVQCFLWLDDRTVTRSLRGGGSKALPIQ
- the rpe gene encoding ribulose-phosphate 3-epimerase — encoded protein: MTVPPSIVAPSILAADFARLAEEVRAVEGAADWLHVDVMDNHFVPNLTIGLPVVQSLRAVTEIPFDVHLMIEDPRRWAPGYADAGAYNVTFHAEACDDPVALAKDLRSAGAKAGLAIDRDTPIEPYLELLPSFDTLLIMTIKAGFGGQRFIPHLLDKVRAARRHVAAGHLELRIEVDGGIAADTIEQAAEAGADAFVAGTAVYGADDPAEAVRRLRALAERASTGA
- a CDS encoding GGDEF domain-containing response regulator, coding for MEPAGERPDVILVVDDDEDIARFVEFNLRLHGFEVIHASDGQEALEVIERQRPDLAVVDLMMPRIDGLELTRRLRADPMTSALPVIMLTAKGMTVDKVHGLSAGADDYLVKPFDTAELVARVSSTLRRNKEFREVSPLTGLPGNSRIRREISDRVRSGVDYAVGYIDIDRFKSVNDRYGFVRGDEFISALARSLHRAVVSIGLPPAFLGHVGGDDFVIVCTPSQVRPLTSRAVVDFEKAADALYDPTDAARGFVELKDRRGNIRRAALVTLSIGVSLSDASKRFTDPLEAIAVASEMKTVAKSQPGSYVAVDRRRGVT